A single Endozoicomonas sp. NE40 DNA region contains:
- a CDS encoding OFA family MFS transporter, with protein sequence MNRALKILIAAVFINLCVGVLYAWSVISRALVNEQGWTNAEAGLPYTIAVVTFAFGVLIAGNLQDRMGPRKLVIGGVTMVGLGMLASSFATTPLALLITFGVLVGTGIGFAYACLSPTAMKWFHPSKKGLVNGLIAGGFGMAPLYLAPLSSALIASMGVSATFMALGVVVLVVGVPMALTIVTPPAGYKPEVPAGHKAVSGKAASYDFTWREMVRTRQFYLMWIAFAFASSAGLMLIGNITSIASMQGNLTDAAYLVSLLAVANTLGRIMMGMLSDKIGRTSTLLLAVAMQTGNMLLFPSFSGEMGFVFGAIIAGISYGALLSVFPSMTADYFGIKNYGSNFGVLYLAWGASGFMGPVLAGIVVDSTGSYGLAYTISAIMLVIAGVAAFFTKPVNIEEMQQKGVLNAA encoded by the coding sequence ATGAACCGAGCACTTAAGATCCTTATAGCGGCTGTCTTTATAAACCTGTGCGTGGGTGTTTTATACGCCTGGAGTGTTATCAGCAGAGCACTGGTAAACGAGCAGGGCTGGACCAACGCAGAAGCCGGACTGCCTTATACGATTGCCGTCGTTACATTTGCCTTTGGTGTACTGATAGCCGGTAACCTGCAAGACCGCATGGGGCCACGCAAACTGGTTATTGGCGGTGTCACCATGGTTGGCCTGGGCATGCTGGCCTCTTCTTTCGCCACAACGCCTCTGGCACTTCTGATTACCTTTGGGGTTCTGGTAGGTACAGGCATTGGCTTTGCCTACGCTTGTCTTAGCCCGACCGCCATGAAATGGTTCCATCCTTCCAAAAAAGGGTTGGTCAATGGTCTGATCGCTGGCGGTTTTGGTATGGCTCCACTGTATCTGGCGCCATTAAGCAGCGCCCTGATTGCCAGTATGGGCGTTAGTGCAACGTTTATGGCTTTAGGTGTGGTCGTACTGGTTGTCGGCGTGCCAATGGCCCTGACGATTGTTACTCCTCCAGCAGGCTACAAACCCGAAGTACCGGCAGGTCATAAAGCAGTCTCTGGAAAGGCCGCTTCCTATGACTTTACATGGCGTGAAATGGTGAGAACCCGCCAGTTCTATCTGATGTGGATTGCGTTTGCGTTTGCATCATCAGCAGGTCTGATGCTGATTGGCAACATTACCAGCATTGCCTCAATGCAGGGTAATCTGACAGATGCCGCTTATCTGGTGTCCCTGTTAGCCGTTGCCAACACTCTGGGCCGTATTATGATGGGGATGCTTTCCGATAAAATCGGTCGTACGTCTACCCTGTTACTGGCTGTTGCCATGCAAACCGGTAATATGCTGTTGTTCCCGTCTTTCAGTGGCGAAATGGGCTTTGTTTTTGGCGCCATCATTGCCGGTATCAGTTATGGTGCATTGCTGAGTGTATTCCCATCAATGACAGCAGACTATTTTGGTATCAAGAATTACGGCTCTAATTTTGGTGTGCTTTACCTTGCCTGGGGAGCCAGTGGTTTCATGGGACCCGTATTGGCAGGTATTGTTGTAGACTCCACAGGCAGCTATGGTCTGGCTTACACGATTTCTGCGATCATGCTGGTCATTGCCGGTGTTGCAGCGTTCTTTACCAAGCCTGTGAATATTGAAGAAATGCAACAGAAAGGCGTTCTGAATGCCGCTTAA
- a CDS encoding helix-turn-helix domain-containing protein, with translation MKHRVINTLLYLKKHHGDYTWTYREIGEYCGGETETVIRICNQLKHAGVLQKESRHWKIVNEQKLIAMQNEH, from the coding sequence ATGAAGCATCGTGTAATTAATACACTGCTTTACCTCAAAAAACACCATGGTGATTACACATGGACTTACCGGGAAATTGGAGAATATTGTGGTGGTGAAACAGAAACCGTTATCCGAATCTGTAACCAGTTAAAACATGCTGGTGTATTACAAAAAGAAAGTCGTCACTGGAAAATCGTAAATGAACAAAAATTGATCGCCATGCAAAATGAACACTGA
- a CDS encoding sulfite exporter TauE/SafE family protein: MEQLLTWLPLNEILTISPTELGITLIIGCLIGLVLGMTGVGGGVLIIPVLRSAFQMNPVLAVGTTSICASLMKVNAAALHIKMGNVHWQKSLLMLTGAIPATYLTTSFIIQLTQNPDTTGLIDSTINYMIIAVIVFSLASMVYKDMKGTKKQPEQREQSDIHTKKGIMDYIQPALAGAGSGVVIGATGFGGGVLLLPILTVLLRVNIKQAVGSSIVIALLLSSLSALTYSGGGQADMVTASILIEGSLIGVPVAGKMVKLVSGKALHRLTLILITLSALMMMSSALG, translated from the coding sequence ATGGAACAACTACTGACCTGGCTACCTTTGAATGAGATTCTGACTATCAGCCCAACCGAATTGGGAATAACACTGATTATTGGTTGTTTAATTGGCCTGGTGTTGGGAATGACAGGCGTTGGGGGAGGTGTATTGATTATTCCTGTACTCAGAAGTGCATTCCAGATGAACCCTGTGCTGGCAGTGGGTACTACCAGTATCTGTGCTTCTTTAATGAAAGTTAATGCCGCAGCTTTGCATATTAAAATGGGTAATGTTCACTGGCAGAAAAGCCTTCTGATGTTAACAGGCGCTATTCCTGCAACCTACCTTACTACGTCGTTTATTATTCAGTTAACCCAAAACCCTGACACTACAGGTCTGATCGATTCCACCATCAATTACATGATCATTGCTGTTATTGTTTTCTCTCTGGCCAGTATGGTTTACAAGGATATGAAAGGTACAAAAAAACAGCCTGAACAACGAGAGCAATCAGACATCCATACTAAAAAAGGAATAATGGATTATATTCAACCGGCTCTGGCAGGTGCTGGCTCCGGAGTTGTTATTGGCGCTACGGGTTTTGGTGGTGGCGTGCTGCTGTTGCCTATCCTGACGGTGTTACTGCGGGTTAATATCAAGCAGGCCGTTGGTTCTTCTATCGTTATCGCCCTGCTATTGTCTTCACTCTCTGCCCTCACCTACAGCGGCGGGGGGCAGGCTGATATGGTAACAGCGTCCATCCTGATAGAAGGCTCACTGATAGGAGTACCTGTGGCAGGCAAAATGGTCAAATTAGTATCTGGCAAAGCACTGCACAGACTGACTCTCATTCTGATCACCCTGAGTGCTTTAATGATGATGTCCAGCGCTCTTGGTTAA
- a CDS encoding ammonium transporter, which translates to MENLAQVSYALDTFYFLMSGALVMWMAAGFAMLEAGLVRSKNTVEILTKNIALFAIACTMYLLCGYAIMYPGTNEGGILPVLGTLIGGENSVEAVTAGGDDAPYYSLRSDFFFQVVFVATAMSIVSGAVAERMKLWSFLLFAVFMTGFIYPVQGFWKWGGGFLNEAGFQDFAGSGVVHLAGASAALAGVLLLGARKGKYSKDGSINPMPGANLPLATLGTFILWLGWFGFNGGSQLKISDVENANAVAQIFVNTNAGATGGVIAALIVARLLFGKADLTMALNGALAGLVAITAEPLTPTALAATLIGAVGGSLVVFAIVALDKLRLDDPVGAISVHGIVGIWGLLAVPLTNGEATLGAQLLGIASIFAWVFGASLIVWGVVKAIIGLRITEEEEYEGADITECGMEAYPEFTGKQ; encoded by the coding sequence GTGGAAAATCTTGCTCAGGTGTCGTATGCACTCGATACATTCTATTTTCTGATGTCGGGCGCACTGGTCATGTGGATGGCGGCTGGCTTTGCCATGCTGGAAGCTGGCCTGGTGCGTTCGAAAAACACCGTAGAAATTCTTACCAAAAACATTGCCCTGTTTGCCATTGCCTGCACCATGTACCTGTTGTGTGGTTACGCCATTATGTATCCGGGTACCAATGAAGGTGGCATTCTGCCAGTACTCGGTACATTGATTGGCGGTGAAAATTCGGTTGAAGCCGTGACTGCCGGCGGCGACGATGCACCTTACTATTCATTGCGTTCAGATTTCTTCTTCCAGGTTGTCTTTGTCGCGACCGCTATGTCCATTGTCTCTGGTGCAGTGGCTGAACGAATGAAACTCTGGTCATTCCTGCTGTTTGCAGTGTTCATGACCGGCTTTATCTATCCCGTTCAGGGTTTCTGGAAGTGGGGTGGAGGTTTCCTTAATGAAGCCGGCTTCCAGGATTTCGCAGGTTCAGGTGTTGTTCATCTGGCGGGTGCTTCTGCTGCACTGGCAGGTGTTCTGCTGCTGGGTGCTCGTAAGGGCAAGTACAGCAAAGATGGTTCCATTAACCCAATGCCGGGTGCCAACTTGCCTCTGGCGACTCTGGGTACCTTTATTCTGTGGTTGGGCTGGTTTGGCTTTAACGGCGGTTCACAGCTGAAAATTTCTGATGTTGAAAACGCTAACGCTGTCGCCCAGATCTTTGTTAACACCAATGCCGGTGCGACAGGTGGTGTTATTGCTGCTCTGATTGTTGCACGACTGCTGTTTGGTAAAGCTGATTTGACCATGGCCCTGAATGGCGCTCTGGCTGGTCTGGTTGCGATTACCGCAGAACCTCTGACGCCAACAGCTCTGGCTGCTACGTTGATCGGTGCTGTCGGTGGCTCACTGGTTGTGTTTGCTATCGTTGCCCTCGACAAGTTGCGTCTGGACGACCCGGTCGGTGCCATTTCTGTACACGGTATTGTGGGTATCTGGGGACTGCTGGCAGTACCTCTGACCAATGGTGAGGCAACACTTGGTGCTCAGCTATTGGGTATCGCCTCAATCTTTGCCTGGGTCTTCGGTGCCTCACTGATAGTCTGGGGTGTGGTGAAGGCTATCATCGGCCTGCGCATTACTGAAGAAGAAGAGTATGAAGGCGCAGATATTACTGAATGCGGTATGGAAGCCTATCCGGAGTTTACCGGAAAGCAGTAA
- the glnK gene encoding P-II family nitrogen regulator, which translates to MKLVSAIIKPFKLDDVREALSEIGVQGITVTEVKGFGRQKGHTELYRGAEYVVDFLPKVKIEVGISDDLLDQVIEAISKAANTGKIGDGKIFVTTLEQAIRIRTGETGEDAI; encoded by the coding sequence ATGAAGTTGGTATCAGCCATTATAAAGCCCTTCAAGCTGGATGATGTTCGTGAAGCATTATCAGAAATTGGCGTGCAGGGTATTACCGTGACGGAAGTAAAAGGCTTTGGTCGCCAGAAAGGTCATACCGAACTGTACCGTGGAGCCGAGTATGTTGTTGACTTTCTGCCCAAGGTGAAGATTGAAGTGGGTATTTCCGATGACCTGCTGGATCAGGTGATTGAAGCTATTTCCAAAGCCGCAAACACTGGCAAAATCGGTGACGGCAAAATCTTTGTAACGACGCTGGAGCAGGCGATTCGTATTCGAACCGGCGAAACCGGTGAAGACGCTATCTGA
- a CDS encoding accessory factor UbiK family protein, with product MIDKAAIINNIASRAGQMLSAEKSKTAEDIEHNIKALVSSTMTRFELVSQDEFDAQMAVLRHTRERLEALEKKVAEMETALAKKVE from the coding sequence ATGATCGACAAGGCAGCCATCATCAATAACATTGCCAGCCGGGCAGGCCAGATGCTCAGTGCAGAGAAAAGCAAAACCGCTGAAGATATTGAGCACAATATAAAAGCCCTGGTCAGCAGTACAATGACCCGGTTTGAGCTGGTGTCTCAGGATGAATTCGATGCCCAGATGGCCGTTTTACGGCATACCCGTGAACGCCTGGAGGCACTGGAGAAAAAAGTGGCTGAGATGGAAACTGCACTGGCAAAAAAGGTCGAATAA
- a CDS encoding YifB family Mg chelatase-like AAA ATPase, translated as MSKIAVVHTRARTGLEAPPVTVEVHLSAGLPALNMVGLPETAVRESKDRVRSALINSGYEFPTSRITVNLAPADLPKEGGRFDLPIALGILAASGQLPMDTLNGYEFLGELALTGKLRPVTGSLPAAIAARKASHRLLLPDDSAQIASLCREAEIIGAEDLLQVCAHLTGQTLLEPVTAQLNNNEAIGYPNLSDVKGQQQAKRALATAAAGGHHLLLFGPPGTGKTMLASRLPGLLPELSDDEALEVSAIHSLSLQQQPVTWKQRPFRNPHHTSSAVSLVGGGSHPRPGEISYAHQGVLFLDELPEFQRLALEVLREPLETGEVVIARARGQATFPAAFQLVAAMNPCPCGYLGDTRRSCECSPEQVRRYQRRISGPLLNRIDLQIEVASQNAATLFQHNTVDAEHSTESVRQTVVKARNRQFQRQGKTNARLSAREINRYCALNKAQQTFLTNLCDKLGYSARAVHRILRVARTLADLDEQESIQKNHLAEAIHYRKLDREHPKK; from the coding sequence GTGTCCAAAATTGCGGTTGTTCATACTCGTGCCAGAACCGGACTGGAGGCACCGCCTGTCACGGTTGAAGTCCATCTTTCAGCCGGGCTTCCCGCCCTTAATATGGTCGGGTTACCCGAAACTGCTGTGCGGGAAAGCAAAGACCGGGTACGCAGCGCCTTAATCAACAGCGGCTACGAATTTCCAACCAGTCGCATTACGGTGAACCTTGCACCAGCCGATTTACCGAAGGAAGGCGGTCGCTTTGATTTACCCATCGCCCTGGGAATTCTGGCGGCTTCAGGCCAGTTGCCTATGGACACCCTGAATGGTTATGAATTTCTGGGAGAACTGGCACTGACCGGCAAATTGCGTCCGGTTACCGGCTCATTACCCGCCGCTATTGCCGCCCGTAAGGCATCCCACCGGCTACTTCTACCAGACGACAGCGCACAGATTGCCAGCCTGTGTCGAGAGGCCGAAATAATTGGGGCAGAAGACCTTTTACAGGTCTGTGCGCATCTGACCGGACAGACTCTGCTGGAACCCGTCACAGCACAGCTCAATAATAACGAGGCAATTGGCTACCCGAATCTGTCCGATGTAAAAGGCCAGCAGCAGGCAAAGCGGGCGCTGGCAACCGCAGCTGCCGGTGGACACCACCTGTTGTTGTTTGGTCCACCGGGAACCGGAAAAACCATGCTGGCCAGTCGTTTGCCCGGACTCCTGCCAGAGCTGTCTGATGACGAAGCCCTTGAAGTGTCGGCGATACATTCGCTGTCATTACAACAGCAGCCTGTCACCTGGAAACAACGCCCTTTCAGGAATCCACACCATACGTCTTCTGCTGTTTCTCTGGTAGGCGGTGGCTCTCACCCACGCCCCGGTGAAATCTCTTATGCACATCAGGGCGTTCTTTTTCTGGACGAGCTGCCTGAATTCCAAAGGCTGGCTCTGGAAGTATTACGCGAACCACTGGAAACCGGAGAAGTAGTGATTGCACGGGCCAGAGGGCAGGCAACTTTTCCCGCCGCCTTTCAGCTGGTGGCCGCCATGAACCCCTGCCCCTGTGGCTATCTGGGGGATACCCGGCGAAGCTGCGAGTGTTCGCCAGAGCAGGTGCGTCGTTATCAACGCAGAATATCTGGTCCGTTGCTAAACCGCATAGACCTGCAGATTGAAGTCGCTTCCCAGAATGCCGCAACACTGTTCCAGCACAACACAGTTGATGCGGAACACTCCACGGAATCCGTCAGACAAACAGTGGTTAAAGCCAGAAACCGACAGTTCCAGCGACAGGGTAAAACAAACGCCCGCTTGTCAGCCCGGGAAATCAACCGGTACTGCGCTTTGAATAAAGCTCAGCAAACATTTCTGACCAACCTGTGCGACAAGCTTGGGTATTCAGCCAGAGCCGTACATCGCATTCTCAGGGTAGCGCGTACACTAGCCGACCTGGATGAACAGGAGTCTATTCAGAAAAATCATCTGGCAGAAGCGATTCATTACCGGAAGCTGGATCGGGAACATCCGAAAAAATAG
- the rpoH gene encoding RNA polymerase sigma factor RpoH codes for MGTSLQPVDMLVPGRNIEAYMQGVSSIAVLSAEEERSIAGRLYYKNDLEAARQLVMSHLRFVVHIAKSYTGYGLPISDLVQEGNVGLMKAVKRFNPEVGVRLVSFAVHWIKAEIHEYILKNWRIVKVATTKAQRKLFFNLRSSKKRLSWFTNDEVKSVASDLGVEPNVVREMEGRMAGQDTAFDGYAADDDDQAYQAPVHYLEDKSHDPATLLEDSDWSQSSVNMLRNALAQLDERSQDILQQRWLSEEKATLHELANKYGVSAERIRQLEKNAMKKVKNAISA; via the coding sequence ATGGGAACCAGTCTTCAACCAGTTGATATGTTAGTGCCAGGACGCAATATTGAAGCGTACATGCAGGGCGTTAGCAGCATTGCTGTGTTGTCTGCTGAAGAAGAGCGATCCATCGCTGGTCGCCTTTACTACAAGAATGATCTTGAAGCTGCCCGGCAGCTGGTAATGTCACATCTGCGCTTTGTCGTTCATATTGCCAAAAGCTATACCGGTTATGGTCTGCCCATTTCTGACCTGGTTCAGGAAGGCAACGTTGGCCTGATGAAGGCGGTCAAGCGTTTTAATCCTGAAGTGGGTGTGCGTCTGGTGTCTTTTGCTGTGCATTGGATCAAAGCGGAAATTCACGAATATATTCTGAAAAACTGGCGAATTGTTAAGGTCGCCACCACCAAGGCTCAGCGCAAACTGTTCTTTAACCTGCGCAGCTCCAAGAAGCGCCTGTCCTGGTTTACCAACGACGAAGTAAAATCCGTTGCCAGTGATCTGGGTGTAGAACCTAATGTCGTGCGGGAAATGGAAGGTCGTATGGCGGGGCAGGACACTGCCTTTGACGGCTATGCGGCTGACGATGATGATCAGGCTTATCAGGCTCCGGTTCACTATCTGGAAGACAAAAGCCACGATCCGGCTACTCTGCTGGAAGACAGCGACTGGTCGCAATCATCCGTTAACATGCTGCGCAATGCACTGGCACAGCTTGATGAGCGCAGTCAGGATATTTTGCAGCAACGCTGGCTCAGTGAAGAAAAAGCCACATTGCATGAGCTTGCCAATAAATACGGCGTTTCTGCCGAGCGTATTCGTCAGCTTGAAAAGAATGCGATGAAAAAAGTAAAAAACGCCATTTCAGCCTGA
- the ftsX gene encoding permease-like cell division protein FtsX produces MFPKKALPRNKAAFPGKGRRKKPGSNPQKDDKTRRPGKAPDIRQEADAERGAAKHESGGFSFTYLKALHRQNAVESFRRLIQAPVSTLLNCLMIGVAFALPALMYLLVANLQILGNGWEGNPRISVYLDAGLNRSQIANIRAEVANDPDVDSIVYITPDEGLQQFQQKTDMQGVVNALGYNPLPGVIEVLPVPGLGYEEMNALAERYQNVSGVLESKLDREWVQRLQSIVDLLDQFALLLSLLLGITVILAIGNTVRLGIESRRDEIRVIKLVGGTDGFVMLPFLYAGVWYGLGGALLAYLIAWGVLLGLMANVLELAGLYGSSFAPQGPGGSILLTLIFSGIVLGIAGAAVSCQRHIRNIDMS; encoded by the coding sequence GTGTTTCCTAAAAAGGCACTTCCCAGAAATAAAGCAGCGTTCCCCGGAAAGGGCCGCCGTAAAAAGCCCGGCAGCAATCCTCAAAAGGATGATAAGACCCGCAGGCCAGGCAAAGCCCCTGATATAAGACAGGAAGCTGATGCAGAGCGAGGGGCGGCAAAACATGAATCCGGCGGGTTCAGCTTTACCTATCTTAAAGCATTGCACCGACAGAATGCCGTTGAGTCTTTCCGTCGGTTAATACAGGCACCAGTGTCCACGCTGTTGAACTGCCTGATGATTGGTGTGGCTTTTGCCTTGCCTGCACTCATGTATCTGCTGGTGGCCAACCTGCAGATTCTCGGAAATGGCTGGGAGGGGAACCCCCGCATTTCGGTTTATCTGGATGCTGGCCTGAACCGCTCCCAGATCGCCAATATTCGGGCAGAAGTCGCCAACGACCCGGATGTTGACTCTATTGTCTATATCACGCCTGATGAAGGTCTGCAGCAGTTTCAGCAAAAAACCGATATGCAAGGGGTCGTTAACGCGTTGGGCTATAACCCTTTGCCGGGTGTGATTGAAGTGTTGCCAGTTCCAGGTCTGGGTTATGAAGAAATGAATGCACTGGCAGAACGTTATCAGAACGTTTCCGGCGTTCTGGAGTCCAAACTCGACAGGGAGTGGGTTCAACGGCTGCAATCCATCGTCGACCTGCTGGATCAGTTTGCCCTGTTATTGTCATTATTGCTGGGGATAACGGTTATTCTGGCGATAGGTAATACGGTAAGGCTGGGCATTGAAAGCCGCCGGGATGAGATCAGGGTTATCAAGCTGGTGGGTGGTACCGACGGGTTTGTTATGCTGCCATTCCTTTATGCCGGTGTGTGGTATGGACTGGGCGGAGCCCTGCTGGCCTACCTGATTGCCTGGGGTGTATTACTGGGTTTGATGGCGAATGTTCTGGAGCTGGCTGGCCTGTATGGTAGTTCATTCGCTCCGCAGGGGCCGGGTGGCAGTATCCTGCTAACACTGATATTCAGCGGTATTGTCTTAGGCATTGCAGGTGCTGCGGTCAGTTGTCAGCGTCATATTCGTAATATTGATATGTCGTAA
- the ftsE gene encoding cell division ATP-binding protein FtsE: MIRFDNVCKHYPGGHVGLENVSFHLRRGEIAFLTGHSGAGKSTLLKLIMRMEQASSGQVLVGGHNVKDLNHGQVPYFRRNIGLVFQDHQLLFDRTVFDNVALPLTIAGVSRDEAAGRVRAALDMVGLLNKEKMLPSSLSGGQQQRVGLARAVVNRPPVILADEPTGNLDPNLSAEVMKLFENFNQIGVTVLIASHDLALVARMRHRVLTLDQGHLVNDQEVA; encoded by the coding sequence ATGATACGCTTTGACAATGTCTGCAAGCATTACCCCGGAGGGCATGTGGGGCTGGAGAATGTCAGCTTCCACCTGCGCCGGGGTGAAATTGCCTTTCTGACAGGACACTCCGGAGCCGGTAAAAGCACCCTGCTCAAACTGATCATGCGCATGGAACAGGCGAGCAGTGGTCAGGTGCTGGTCGGTGGACATAACGTTAAAGACCTCAATCATGGTCAGGTTCCGTATTTCCGGCGGAATATCGGGCTGGTGTTTCAGGATCATCAGTTGCTGTTTGACCGTACGGTTTTCGACAACGTTGCCCTGCCGCTGACCATTGCCGGTGTTTCCCGTGATGAGGCCGCCGGACGTGTGCGTGCCGCGCTGGATATGGTCGGTCTGCTTAACAAGGAAAAAATGCTGCCATCCTCCCTTTCCGGCGGACAGCAGCAACGGGTTGGTCTGGCCCGTGCTGTGGTTAACCGTCCTCCGGTGATTCTGGCAGATGAGCCAACGGGTAACCTTGACCCGAACCTGTCTGCAGAAGTGATGAAACTGTTTGAGAATTTTAACCAGATTGGCGTCACGGTACTGATTGCCAGTCATGACCTGGCACTGGTTGCCCGTATGCGACACAGGGTGCTGACTCTGGATCAGGGGCATCTGGTCAATGATCAGGAGGTAGCCTGA
- the ftsY gene encoding signal recognition particle-docking protein FtsY, translated as MFGSRKNDEKKAKRRFWPWGRREEKTQAPETVDNTQDNVETAAEQPVVEQTIVEPAVPVAEPVTEESHIEPVAQAEPEVTAEPVTEQPEVAEPLAAVITEPEQEEAPQEAETIVEEVEQVQETPVEPEPEPEPEPEPEPEPEPEPEPEPEPEPEPEPEPEPEPEPEPEPEPEPEPEPEPEPEPEPEPEPEPVQEVVAAAVQPEPKAEKLGFFARMKKGLSKTRTALVEGVADIFIGKKEIDDDLLEELETQLLVSDVGVEATTEIIKHLTQRVSRKELNDADALMDALKQELQSILVPADKPLVIDQQKAPFVILVVGVNGVGKTTTIGKVARKLQAEGKSVMLAAGDTFRAAAVEQLQVWGERNRIPVVAQHTGADSASVIYDAFEAAKARGIDVLIADTAGRLHNKDNLMEELKKVKRVLGKLDDSAPHETLLVLDAGTGQNALNQAKIFNEAVELSGLALTKLDGTAKGGVIFALSKQLQLPIRFLGVGEQIDDLRPFDAREFVEALFDRGSDRKPDRQSDT; from the coding sequence ATGTTCGGTTCTCGCAAAAATGATGAGAAAAAGGCCAAGCGACGTTTTTGGCCCTGGGGAAGAAGGGAGGAGAAAACCCAAGCCCCGGAAACCGTGGACAATACCCAGGATAATGTTGAAACGGCAGCAGAGCAGCCCGTTGTTGAGCAAACCATAGTCGAGCCGGCTGTTCCGGTTGCTGAGCCTGTTACAGAAGAAAGCCATATAGAGCCAGTTGCTCAGGCTGAGCCTGAAGTAACAGCAGAACCTGTTACGGAACAGCCTGAAGTGGCTGAACCGCTTGCAGCGGTTATTACTGAGCCAGAACAAGAAGAAGCGCCTCAGGAAGCAGAAACGATTGTTGAAGAGGTAGAGCAGGTACAGGAAACTCCTGTAGAGCCAGAGCCAGAGCCAGAGCCAGAGCCAGAGCCAGAGCCAGAGCCAGAGCCAGAGCCAGAGCCAGAGCCAGAGCCAGAGCCAGAGCCAGAGCCAGAGCCAGAGCCAGAGCCAGAGCCAGAGCCAGAGCCAGAGCCAGAGCCAGAGCCAGAGCCAGAGCCAGAGCCAGAGCCAGAGCCAGAGCCAGAGCCAGAGCCCGTTCAGGAAGTGGTTGCTGCGGCTGTGCAGCCTGAACCCAAGGCAGAAAAGCTTGGCTTCTTTGCCCGCATGAAGAAAGGACTCAGCAAAACCCGAACGGCTCTGGTCGAGGGTGTGGCTGATATTTTCATCGGTAAAAAGGAAATCGACGATGACCTGCTGGAAGAGCTGGAAACCCAGTTGCTGGTGTCAGACGTTGGTGTGGAAGCGACCACAGAGATCATCAAACACCTGACCCAGCGTGTCAGCCGTAAAGAGCTGAACGATGCGGATGCCCTGATGGATGCTCTGAAACAGGAATTGCAAAGCATTCTGGTTCCGGCTGATAAACCTCTGGTGATCGACCAGCAAAAAGCGCCGTTCGTGATTCTCGTGGTGGGCGTCAATGGTGTGGGTAAAACCACCACCATTGGTAAAGTGGCACGCAAACTTCAGGCTGAAGGCAAAAGTGTCATGCTGGCAGCGGGTGATACCTTCCGCGCTGCGGCGGTTGAGCAGCTGCAGGTTTGGGGCGAGCGCAACCGTATCCCGGTGGTTGCACAGCACACCGGTGCCGACAGTGCTTCGGTGATCTACGATGCTTTTGAAGCCGCTAAAGCCCGTGGTATTGATGTTCTGATCGCTGATACCGCAGGTCGTCTGCATAACAAAGACAACCTGATGGAAGAGCTGAAAAAGGTGAAGCGGGTTCTTGGTAAGCTGGACGACAGCGCACCTCATGAAACCCTGCTGGTGCTGGATGCCGGTACCGGGCAGAATGCTTTGAATCAGGCAAAAATCTTCAACGAAGCGGTTGAACTGTCAGGTCTGGCACTGACCAAACTGGATGGTACGGCAAAAGGCGGTGTCATTTTTGCCCTGTCTAAACAGTTGCAGTTGCCTATTCGTTTTCTGGGGGTGGGTGAGCAGATTGATGATCTGCGACCGTTCGACGCCAGAGAGTTTGTTGAAGCATTGTTCGACAGAGGGTCTGACAGAAAGCCTGACAGGCAGTCTGACACCTAA
- the rsmD gene encoding 16S rRNA (guanine(966)-N(2))-methyltransferase RsmD produces MHRWHEKHPVNLPPEAGGGQIRIIAGDWRGRKLPVADLPGLRPTSDRVRETVFNWLAPYIPGARVLDCFSGTGALSLEALSRGAKEAVMLEMATPAVKTLKSNLSLLKADNGQVMGTNTLQFLSKPCPEPFDVIFLDPPFRQGMLEETCRLLQDNGYLHEQTILYIEVEKELDPLPVPQGWQLLKSKQAGQVSFNLLSG; encoded by the coding sequence TTGCACCGATGGCACGAAAAGCATCCGGTAAACCTTCCGCCAGAGGCGGGAGGTGGTCAGATTCGCATCATTGCTGGCGACTGGCGTGGCAGGAAGCTGCCTGTTGCTGACCTTCCGGGGTTACGTCCAACATCAGACCGGGTGCGCGAAACCGTTTTTAACTGGCTGGCACCATACATTCCCGGCGCCCGTGTTCTGGACTGTTTCAGCGGGACTGGCGCACTGTCTCTGGAGGCATTGTCCCGAGGCGCAAAAGAAGCTGTTATGCTGGAAATGGCAACACCTGCGGTCAAAACCCTGAAGAGCAACCTCTCCTTACTGAAAGCGGATAATGGTCAGGTGATGGGAACCAATACCCTGCAATTTCTGAGCAAGCCCTGCCCCGAGCCATTTGATGTTATTTTTCTCGACCCACCATTTCGTCAGGGAATGCTGGAAGAAACCTGTCGTTTACTTCAGGACAATGGTTACCTGCATGAACAGACCATTCTTTATATTGAAGTCGAGAAAGAACTGGACCCTCTGCCGGTTCCTCAAGGCTGGCAGCTGTTGAAGTCAAAACAGGCCGGCCAGGTCAGCTTTAACCTGTTATCCGGTTAA